One genomic segment of Caldicellulosiruptoraceae bacterium PP1 includes these proteins:
- the pulA gene encoding type I pullulanase yields MLYRAFIDGHYQITVILSDMISTINTDEFKVNIDYDTIDIEKVEKIILHEKNNEQAEKRGYEICEEFNKIRFVLKEGMHDFHLRKAKKSMYIVGDMNDWKLSSDWELIWNKRSSRYELIKDINDVQFGYRFKFAENTNIDLWYPKGFGNDIVIENYFDRDHALTNKIKITTSQRLLPNLKYAITYKNKTIFARPRDILNQEDYFFYDELGCFYSDDKTEFRVWAPTAYKVILNLYDANEAFLASYDMKRSGNGTWKRIIDNNLKNHYYLYEVWHYNYDEETGYKVYFTPDPYSKASSKNSGKTLIFDDADIQIDGWDNDTFLSGIDSQTDAIIYEMHVRDFTIDSTTNIEDKKRGTFLGLCEGGYYKTNISTSLYHLKDLNITHVHLLPINDFGSVDENNTDKKYNWGYDPVLYQTVEGWLSSDREDRLKPIIELRTMIKKLHENNIGVIMDIVFNHTYNKNGEFFSIFDKIVPEYFYRVNDYGEYSNASGCGNEIDSEKPMVRKYILDTILYWCKNFHIDGFRFDLMGLLDINTIRTIAKEVRKVNPKALIYGEGWVMDNSLCLIEERMNIESSGHQGYDIGMFNDRIRDAIRGDLDGYKTGYMHGNIESVEKVKQGVKGGIDDFALNPTECVNYVSCHDNLSLWDKAFKTMQGDDFYYIDRACRFANGIVLTSQGVPFLHGGVEFNRNKKGIANTYNKPDEINKINWRLKERYYDTFIYYKELINLRRNHPAFRMKTAGEIKKYLKFIQSPEGVVAFEITYPYDTWKHIIVAYNPFREIEVLPLREGKWKVAVEDATVFKYNYKEVIGSVELSPLSIFIAFKDE; encoded by the coding sequence TTGTTATATAGAGCTTTTATTGATGGCCATTATCAAATAACAGTTATACTATCAGATATGATAAGTACTATTAATACTGATGAATTTAAAGTTAATATAGACTATGATACTATTGATATAGAAAAGGTTGAAAAAATTATACTACATGAAAAAAATAATGAACAGGCTGAAAAAAGAGGATATGAGATCTGTGAGGAATTCAATAAGATAAGATTCGTACTTAAAGAAGGTATGCATGATTTTCATTTGCGTAAAGCAAAGAAAAGTATGTATATTGTTGGTGATATGAACGATTGGAAACTAAGCTCAGATTGGGAGCTTATTTGGAACAAACGAAGTTCACGATATGAGCTTATCAAAGATATAAATGACGTACAATTTGGATATAGATTTAAATTTGCAGAAAATACAAATATTGATTTATGGTATCCCAAAGGTTTTGGAAATGATATAGTTATAGAAAACTATTTTGATAGGGACCATGCTCTTACTAATAAAATAAAGATTACAACATCACAAAGACTTCTGCCAAACCTAAAATATGCTATAACCTATAAAAACAAAACCATTTTTGCAAGACCAAGGGATATTTTAAATCAAGAGGATTATTTTTTCTACGATGAACTTGGTTGTTTTTATTCAGATGATAAAACAGAATTTAGAGTATGGGCACCAACTGCATACAAAGTAATTTTAAATCTATATGACGCAAATGAGGCATTTTTAGCTTCTTATGATATGAAAAGAAGTGGGAATGGAACTTGGAAAAGGATTATAGATAACAACCTAAAAAATCATTACTATCTTTATGAAGTGTGGCATTATAATTATGATGAGGAAACTGGTTATAAGGTATATTTTACTCCAGACCCATATTCAAAAGCGTCATCTAAAAATTCTGGTAAGACTTTAATATTTGATGATGCTGATATACAAATTGATGGGTGGGATAATGATACCTTTTTAAGTGGTATTGATTCTCAAACAGATGCCATAATTTATGAAATGCATGTTAGAGATTTTACAATTGATTCAACCACAAATATTGAAGATAAAAAAAGAGGAACATTCTTAGGTTTGTGTGAAGGAGGATATTATAAAACAAATATCTCAACATCACTTTATCATTTAAAAGATTTAAATATCACACATGTACATTTGCTTCCAATAAATGATTTCGGAAGTGTTGATGAGAATAACACAGATAAAAAATACAATTGGGGGTATGATCCAGTTTTATATCAAACTGTTGAAGGTTGGCTTTCATCAGATAGAGAAGACAGACTAAAGCCTATAATTGAGCTTAGAACAATGATAAAAAAACTACATGAGAACAATATTGGTGTTATTATGGATATTGTTTTTAACCATACTTATAACAAAAACGGTGAGTTTTTTTCTATATTTGATAAGATAGTTCCAGAGTATTTTTATAGAGTGAATGATTATGGCGAATACTCAAATGCCTCTGGTTGTGGCAATGAGATAGATTCTGAAAAACCAATGGTAAGAAAATATATTTTAGACACAATACTTTATTGGTGCAAGAACTTTCATATTGATGGTTTCAGATTTGATTTAATGGGGCTTTTAGATATTAATACAATTAGAACCATAGCAAAAGAAGTTAGAAAAGTTAACCCTAAAGCACTTATATATGGAGAAGGTTGGGTAATGGACAATTCGTTGTGCCTCATAGAAGAAAGAATGAATATAGAGTCTTCAGGGCATCAAGGATATGATATAGGCATGTTTAACGACAGAATAAGAGATGCAATAAGAGGGGATTTAGATGGATATAAAACAGGTTATATGCATGGCAATATAGAGTCAGTTGAAAAAGTGAAACAAGGTGTAAAAGGAGGAATTGATGATTTTGCATTAAATCCTACAGAATGTGTAAATTATGTTTCATGCCACGATAATTTAAGTTTATGGGATAAGGCATTTAAGACAATGCAGGGAGACGATTTTTACTATATTGATAGGGCTTGTAGATTTGCTAATGGAATAGTATTAACATCTCAAGGTGTTCCTTTTTTACATGGTGGTGTGGAGTTTAATAGAAACAAAAAAGGTATTGCAAATACCTATAATAAGCCTGATGAAATAAATAAAATTAATTGGAGATTAAAGGAACGATACTATGATACATTTATTTATTATAAAGAATTAATTAATTTAAGACGAAATCATCCAGCATTTAGAATGAAAACTGCAGGAGAAATAAAAAAATATCTTAAGTTTATACAAAGCCCAGAAGGTGTTGTTGCATTTGAAATTACTTATCCCTATGATACATGGAAACATATTATTGTTGCTTACAATCCATTTAGAGAAATAGAGGTTTTACCACTAAGAGAAGGAAAATGGAAAGTAGCTGTTGAAGATGCCACAGTATTTAAATATAACTACAAAGAAGTAATAGGTAGTGTAGAACTTTCACCATTAAGTATTTTTATAGCTTTTAAAGATGAATAA
- a CDS encoding sugar phosphate nucleotidyltransferase, with product MKGIIMAGGSGTRLRPLTAAIPKPMIPFFNKPVIEYAVELLKKHNISKIATTLQYMPDKIINHFEDGKKWDVEINHYIEKDPLGTAGSVKNAKDFLDTTFVVLSGDGITDADLTQAYKFHKERQSKVTIILKEVEIPIEYGIVLIDKEGKVQKFFEKPSWSEVFSNLANTGIYIIEPEILDYIEDGRPYDFSKDLFPKLLTQKIPLFGYVTKGYWCDIGDVSSYIKAHQDVFKRGGIVNLKLPQTPIIGNNFNVSSNAKISHNVFIGDECYIEDAEIGEYTVIGNNVKIGKGTQISHSIIWNQSHIGEHSELKGCVICNKVFIKDFVRVYEKAVIGNENTLKDYVEVKPEVKIWPKKVVESNTVVDQNVFWGTEVIKNVFWVRGIDGEFNIEITPQFALKLGNSIGSIFDKNARILIGDDKTSKSSVIRKAIETGAQITGARLFRTRSTILPIFRYIVQDFYDAGVYVRTRGDNLKIEIFDTNGINISKEMERKIENLFITCDYRESHDVYFVNELTTSPYEMYFSRIENNFDINKLKNRKVCFISEDKEIINLLENISQRYLLKSTLISGESNGCVKFLKNLCTNNNYELGFVIDRQGEHFLMSFDNCSIYGEKLKMLLALLEKRKYKKEFAILPEFFKTFLNDLEKQFSIEIKWTDNEIRNYIKTLIAENINYFFYYDAISSILLILENIDFVKEIISKFKTQKLVEIYM from the coding sequence ATGAAAGGCATTATTATGGCTGGTGGATCTGGGACAAGACTTAGACCTTTAACTGCTGCTATACCAAAACCAATGATACCTTTCTTCAATAAACCTGTTATTGAATATGCTGTTGAGTTATTAAAAAAACACAATATTTCAAAGATTGCTACAACTCTTCAGTATATGCCTGATAAAATAATAAATCACTTTGAAGATGGGAAAAAGTGGGATGTAGAGATTAACCATTATATAGAAAAAGACCCTCTTGGAACAGCAGGAAGTGTGAAGAATGCAAAAGATTTTTTAGATACAACATTTGTTGTTCTAAGTGGCGATGGGATTACAGATGCAGACTTGACACAAGCATATAAATTTCATAAGGAAAGGCAAAGCAAAGTAACTATAATCTTGAAAGAAGTTGAAATACCTATAGAATATGGTATAGTTTTAATTGATAAAGAAGGAAAGGTTCAAAAGTTTTTTGAAAAACCATCTTGGAGCGAGGTTTTCAGCAATTTAGCAAATACTGGAATCTATATTATTGAACCAGAGATATTAGATTATATTGAAGATGGTAGGCCTTATGATTTTAGTAAGGATCTTTTCCCTAAGCTATTAACTCAAAAGATACCATTGTTCGGCTATGTAACAAAAGGATACTGGTGTGATATAGGTGATGTCTCAAGCTATATAAAAGCACATCAAGATGTCTTTAAAAGAGGGGGAATAGTAAATCTTAAGCTGCCTCAAACCCCTATTATTGGTAATAACTTCAATGTTAGTTCAAATGCCAAAATATCTCACAATGTTTTTATAGGAGATGAATGCTATATTGAAGATGCCGAAATAGGTGAATATACTGTTATTGGAAATAATGTAAAAATAGGAAAAGGCACACAGATATCACACTCGATAATTTGGAATCAAAGCCATATAGGAGAACATTCTGAACTAAAAGGGTGTGTTATTTGTAATAAGGTATTTATTAAAGATTTTGTTAGGGTATATGAAAAGGCTGTAATAGGAAATGAAAACACATTAAAAGATTATGTTGAAGTAAAGCCTGAGGTTAAAATATGGCCTAAAAAAGTTGTTGAATCAAATACAGTTGTTGACCAGAATGTATTCTGGGGAACAGAGGTAATAAAAAATGTTTTTTGGGTTAGAGGAATTGATGGGGAATTCAACATAGAGATAACTCCACAATTTGCTTTAAAACTTGGTAATTCAATAGGTTCTATTTTTGATAAAAATGCAAGGATTCTTATTGGTGATGATAAAACATCAAAAAGCAGTGTTATAAGAAAAGCAATTGAAACAGGGGCTCAGATTACTGGTGCAAGACTATTTAGAACAAGAAGCACAATACTACCTATTTTTAGGTATATTGTGCAAGATTTCTATGATGCGGGTGTTTATGTCAGAACAAGAGGAGATAACCTCAAAATAGAAATTTTCGATACTAATGGTATTAATATTTCGAAGGAAATGGAAAGAAAGATAGAGAATCTGTTCATTACATGTGACTACCGAGAATCCCATGATGTATATTTTGTAAATGAACTTACAACCTCTCCTTATGAAATGTATTTTTCAAGAATTGAAAATAATTTTGATATTAATAAATTGAAAAATAGAAAGGTATGCTTTATATCTGAAGATAAAGAAATAATTAATCTTTTAGAAAACATTTCACAAAGATATCTTTTAAAATCAACATTAATCAGTGGAGAGTCAAATGGATGTGTTAAATTTTTAAAGAACCTTTGTACCAATAACAATTATGAATTAGGGTTTGTAATAGATAGACAAGGTGAACATTTTTTGATGTCTTTTGATAACTGCTCAATATATGGGGAAAAATTAAAAATGCTTTTAGCATTACTTGAAAAAAGAAAATATAAAAAGGAATTTGCAATACTTCCTGAATTCTTTAAAACCTTTTTAAATGACCTTGAAAAACAGTTTTCTATTGAAATTAAATGGACTGATAATGAAATAAGAAACTATATAAAAACTCTTATAGCTGAAAATATCAATTATTTTTTCTACTATGATGCAATTTCATCAATTCTATTAATTCTTGAAAATATAGATTTCGTAAAAGAGATAATTTCAAAATTTAAAACGCAAAAATTAGTTGAAATATATATGTAA
- a CDS encoding PspA/IM30 family protein, with the protein MGVFGRIAQLIKANINDLIDKAEDPEKMLNQLIIDMQEQLEKAKVEVANAIADEKILQKKVEENRKLAEDWQKKAELAVAKGEDELALEALKRKKEYENLANDYQKQYDAQHEAVEKLKDGLRLLEDKIEEAKRKKDLLIARSKRADAQATISETMSKITDTSKFDSFERMAQKIEQKEARAEAMDELNNVSKTLEDRFKELENDDADALEELKKLKEQMGK; encoded by the coding sequence ATGGGTGTATTTGGTAGAATTGCACAGCTTATAAAGGCTAATATCAATGACTTAATTGATAAAGCAGAAGATCCAGAGAAAATGCTAAACCAGCTTATAATTGACATGCAAGAACAGCTTGAAAAGGCTAAAGTTGAAGTTGCAAATGCCATAGCTGATGAAAAGATTCTTCAGAAAAAGGTTGAAGAGAACAGAAAACTTGCTGAGGATTGGCAGAAAAAAGCTGAACTTGCAGTAGCAAAAGGTGAAGATGAACTTGCTCTTGAAGCTTTAAAACGCAAAAAGGAATATGAAAACCTTGCAAACGATTATCAAAAACAATATGATGCACAACATGAAGCTGTTGAGAAGTTAAAGGATGGGCTTAGACTTCTTGAGGATAAGATTGAAGAAGCAAAAAGGAAGAAAGATTTACTAATTGCTCGAAGTAAAAGAGCAGATGCTCAAGCTACAATTAGTGAAACTATGAGTAAAATTACTGATACATCAAAGTTTGATTCATTTGAAAGAATGGCTCAAAAGATTGAACAAAAAGAGGCAAGAGCAGAAGCTATGGATGAACTTAATAATGTAAGCAAAACATTGGAAGATAGATTTAAAGAACTTGAAAATGATGATGCTGATGCTTTAGAAGAACTTAAAAAATTAAAAGAACAAATGGGTAAGTAA
- a CDS encoding TPM domain-containing protein, which produces MNKRLIAIFLLLAFTLFFVYTFASEIYVDNQTDILTSDQANKLNESIQAKDIKVFVVIRNTIENKELFKNEYIEKKKISNTSALLLISYSKRNASLYLGSNLKSNLTPKEILDRYFVSYAKSGRFYDAIENTVEGIQNQVLIKNNSSSLETKNKSKVDPLPFVVFLAVVIVLFTIIFKIQNRKRIKRNLAICEDKFNDIAGKILKLDDELKYIGLYMNDDSIKMKYDDIVENYSKLQDYYNRLKESYSENLYKAFINVCSILDEEIDGILKVSKENEDKIQNEIEDKRKIDKLISQFKNPEYFKDHFDNIKNFDDNKIIEKYLENLLELDSIITKAKDLSSSEYEVFESNIVTELIKVYEKNIYSIKNSMSKNQFDEINNEYNNILKDAKQSNDINILLRALSLTQKLKKYEDDINEKYKLEKEKLDKLKNEFDNIKREYESFSNIRFYTIDIKISEIEEYIRKNDIKNIESSINDLRNTFDRFKKDYLDCKKLLDDFSSFLEKAKGNILYNEDYMILKKKEDILKENLLECDFDEFKREYVEAEAIMKNILSKNNFDYKDIFGGKNISEMFDGLLPMMLFGMLTKEVFHNFGHHHHNFGGNFDVGNNWDSNDSGFDNSDSNGWSSDGGSFNSDDNTSSW; this is translated from the coding sequence ATGAATAAAAGATTAATTGCTATATTTTTGTTATTAGCTTTTACATTGTTTTTTGTTTATACCTTTGCTTCTGAAATATATGTGGATAATCAAACAGATATATTAACATCTGATCAGGCAAATAAGCTTAATGAATCTATACAGGCAAAGGATATTAAGGTTTTTGTTGTTATTAGAAATACAATAGAAAATAAAGAATTGTTTAAAAATGAATACATTGAAAAGAAAAAAATAAGTAATACATCTGCTTTGCTTCTTATTTCTTATTCAAAAAGGAATGCCTCTTTATACCTTGGTAGCAATCTAAAATCAAACCTTACACCAAAGGAAATATTAGATAGATACTTTGTCTCTTATGCAAAAAGTGGAAGGTTTTATGATGCAATTGAGAACACTGTAGAAGGAATACAAAATCAGGTTTTAATTAAAAATAACAGTTCTTCTTTAGAAACTAAAAATAAGTCTAAGGTAGACCCTTTACCTTTTGTGGTCTTTTTAGCAGTTGTAATAGTATTATTTACTATAATTTTCAAAATTCAGAATAGAAAAAGGATTAAAAGAAACTTAGCAATATGTGAAGATAAATTTAATGATATTGCCGGTAAGATTTTAAAATTAGATGATGAACTTAAATATATAGGTTTATATATGAATGATGACAGTATCAAAATGAAATATGATGATATTGTTGAAAATTATTCAAAGCTTCAGGATTATTATAACAGGCTGAAAGAAAGCTATTCTGAAAATCTCTACAAGGCATTTATTAATGTATGTTCAATACTTGATGAAGAAATTGATGGTATTTTAAAGGTTTCAAAGGAAAACGAAGATAAAATTCAAAATGAGATAGAAGATAAAAGGAAAATAGATAAGCTAATTTCTCAATTTAAAAATCCAGAATACTTTAAAGACCATTTTGATAATATTAAAAATTTTGATGATAATAAAATTATCGAAAAATATTTAGAAAACCTACTTGAGCTTGATAGCATTATTACAAAAGCCAAGGATTTGAGTTCATCAGAATATGAAGTTTTTGAAAGCAACATAGTAACTGAGCTTATAAAAGTTTACGAAAAAAATATATATTCAATAAAAAATAGTATGTCGAAAAACCAATTTGATGAGATAAACAATGAGTATAATAATATTTTAAAAGATGCAAAGCAAAGCAATGATATAAATATTTTGTTGCGAGCTTTAAGCCTTACTCAAAAGTTAAAAAAATATGAAGATGATATAAATGAAAAATATAAGTTAGAAAAGGAAAAATTAGATAAATTAAAGAATGAGTTTGATAATATCAAAAGAGAATATGAAAGCTTTAGCAACATTAGATTTTATACCATTGATATAAAAATTTCAGAGATTGAAGAATATATAAGAAAAAATGATATTAAAAATATTGAGAGTAGTATAAATGACCTAAGAAATACATTTGATAGATTCAAAAAAGATTATCTTGACTGTAAAAAATTATTAGATGACTTTTCTTCATTCTTAGAAAAGGCTAAGGGAAATATTCTATATAATGAGGATTATATGATACTAAAAAAGAAGGAAGATATCTTGAAAGAAAACTTATTAGAATGTGATTTCGATGAGTTCAAAAGAGAATATGTTGAAGCAGAAGCAATTATGAAAAATATATTAAGTAAAAACAATTTTGATTACAAAGATATTTTTGGTGGTAAAAATATCTCTGAAATGTTTGATGGCTTACTTCCTATGATGCTTTTTGGTATGCTTACAAAAGAAGTTTTCCATAACTTTGGTCATCATCATCATAATTTTGGAGGTAATTTTGATGTAGGAAATAATTGGGATTCAAATGACTCTGGCTTTGATAATTCTGATAGCAATGGTTGGTCATCAGATGGCGGAAGTTTCAATTCTGATGACAATACATCAAGTTGGTAA
- a CDS encoding glycoside hydrolase family 65 protein, with translation MNLSSEQWLISDEKFEIGGKNETIFALTNGYLGIRGTHEEIYQEEIPGTYIAGVFDKDTAQVTELVNLPNIVGLRVYINREFLNPIKCEILEYKRVLDMKQGILYKKLRLKDKLGRVTNIENYRFLSLTDKNIFVQKYKIIPENYSAILNIENIIDASTYNLKENPNEKVRHYKINKIHDYKRGIYVEVNTKDKDIGIGIASSITTYDEKNNEVSFNRYTKNLDFQITENKEIDAKQGFEYFIYKITSVVSTRECSHSDLFKRCESILEYANNNGIDYLFNRHVDYLSKLWEVADIQIVGDEKADKALRFNIFNLSCLVNPEDQLVSLGAKGLHGEGYKGHVFWDTEIFMLPFYIFTNPKAARSLLMYRYNLLNAARENAKINSFKGAQYPWESADTGKEETPKWGIDYLGQPVRIWTGDIEYHITADIAYAVNEYWRVTGDIEFMKNYGSEIIIETARFWISRLEHNKEKDRYEINDVIGPDEFHEHCNNNAYTNYLAKWNIEKAIELYNTLKKEYPEDFIRVSNKIGINQEEINEWQKIKDKIYFPYDNETKLIEQFEGYFSLKDIIIDKFDQNDMPVWPDSVNLQRLNDYQLIKQADVIMLLHLFSDRFDENTKKINFDYYEKRTMHKSSLSPSMYALMGLVVGSTKKAYQNFMRTCLVDLEDNQGNSREGLHAASAGGTWQTIIFGFGGLSINNNILCINPWIPEHWEKLIYKIYWKGNLLQIEAEKNTVNVVKLKGDSNLEIKVKDKIINI, from the coding sequence ATGAATCTTTCATCAGAACAATGGTTAATATCAGATGAAAAATTTGAAATAGGGGGCAAAAACGAAACAATATTTGCATTAACTAATGGATATTTAGGAATAAGAGGAACACATGAAGAAATATATCAGGAGGAAATCCCAGGAACTTATATTGCAGGTGTTTTTGATAAAGATACTGCACAAGTAACAGAATTAGTTAATCTTCCTAATATAGTAGGGCTTAGAGTATATATTAATAGAGAATTTCTAAATCCTATAAAATGTGAAATATTAGAATATAAAAGAGTATTAGATATGAAGCAAGGTATTTTATATAAAAAGCTAAGATTAAAAGATAAATTAGGAAGAGTAACAAACATAGAAAATTACAGATTCCTAAGTCTTACTGACAAAAATATCTTTGTTCAAAAATACAAAATAATTCCTGAAAATTATTCTGCTATTTTAAATATTGAAAATATAATTGATGCTTCTACATATAATCTAAAGGAAAATCCAAATGAAAAGGTTCGACATTATAAAATTAATAAGATTCATGATTATAAAAGAGGTATTTATGTAGAGGTAAATACAAAAGATAAAGATATTGGTATTGGTATAGCATCAAGTATCACTACCTATGATGAGAAAAATAATGAAGTAAGTTTTAATAGGTATACAAAAAATTTAGATTTTCAAATTACTGAAAATAAAGAGATAGATGCCAAACAAGGCTTTGAATATTTTATTTACAAAATTACATCAGTTGTCTCTACAAGAGAATGTAGTCATTCTGACCTTTTCAAAAGGTGTGAATCAATATTGGAATATGCTAATAATAATGGAATTGACTATTTATTTAATAGACATGTTGATTATTTAAGTAAACTTTGGGAAGTAGCTGATATTCAAATAGTTGGAGATGAAAAAGCAGATAAAGCTTTAAGATTCAATATTTTCAATCTTTCCTGCCTTGTAAATCCAGAGGATCAACTTGTAAGCCTTGGTGCTAAAGGTTTACATGGCGAAGGTTATAAAGGACATGTTTTTTGGGATACTGAGATATTTATGTTACCTTTTTATATTTTTACAAATCCTAAAGCAGCAAGATCACTACTTATGTATAGGTATAACCTTTTAAATGCAGCAAGAGAAAATGCTAAAATTAATTCCTTTAAAGGTGCACAATATCCTTGGGAGTCAGCAGATACTGGTAAAGAAGAAACTCCAAAGTGGGGTATAGATTATTTAGGACAACCTGTTAGAATCTGGACTGGAGACATAGAGTATCATATAACTGCTGATATTGCCTATGCTGTCAACGAATACTGGAGAGTTACTGGTGACATAGAGTTTATGAAAAACTATGGTTCAGAAATAATTATTGAGACTGCAAGGTTTTGGATTTCGAGGCTCGAACACAATAAGGAAAAAGATAGATATGAAATAAATGATGTGATAGGGCCAGACGAATTTCACGAACACTGCAATAATAATGCATATACCAACTATTTGGCCAAATGGAATATTGAAAAAGCAATTGAGCTATACAATACTCTAAAAAAAGAGTATCCTGAAGATTTTATAAGAGTATCAAACAAAATAGGAATTAACCAAGAAGAAATAAATGAATGGCAAAAAATAAAAGATAAAATTTATTTTCCATATGATAATGAAACTAAACTGATTGAACAGTTTGAAGGCTACTTTAGCTTAAAAGATATTATAATAGATAAATTTGACCAAAATGATATGCCAGTATGGCCAGATAGTGTAAATCTTCAAAGGTTAAATGATTATCAACTAATTAAACAAGCAGATGTTATAATGCTTTTGCACTTATTTTCTGATAGATTTGATGAAAATACAAAAAAAATAAACTTCGATTACTATGAAAAAAGAACAATGCATAAATCTTCATTAAGCCCAAGTATGTATGCTTTAATGGGATTAGTTGTTGGAAGTACAAAGAAAGCATATCAAAATTTTATGAGAACATGCTTAGTTGATTTGGAAGACAATCAAGGGAATTCAAGAGAAGGTCTGCATGCTGCAAGTGCTGGAGGAACATGGCAAACAATAATATTTGGATTTGGAGGTCTAAGTATCAACAACAATATATTATGTATCAATCCTTGGATACCAGAGCATTGGGAAAAACTTATTTATAAGATCTATTGGAAAGGTAACCTACTTCAAATTGAGGCTGAAAAAAATACAGTAAATGTTGTCAAATTAAAAGGAGACAGTAATTTAGAAATAAAGGTGAAAGATAAAATAATAAACATTTAG
- a CDS encoding DUF58 domain-containing protein → MGSFWLLIIFLVLFSLNIYIIKCHSLSNINYDIYFEEKTLYEGEKIHIIEKIYNGKLLPLPWVKSEFEISSNFLMDDGKNYVIRDKLRYTSIFFLLPFQQIIRKHSFIATKRGFYKLDKVFLVTGDLFGLTTSDKVFYFNSSVVVYPQIININNYVKPRSSLIGETIVKRFLVEDNFHFAGIREYQTYDSFNRINWNYSAKSGTLLVNKYEYTSSGDAIIILNVQSNEFERKDVLDKSVIEFGIKVCASLAKDLIQSGISVGFATNAKNEETQEAIDYIFPSRESLQIIKIFEILARIKIEITEYIETLFYNILKTQSYKEVVLITCFINKEIEEYIRIFSQKGIRFTILLLKYYDKKEIELPYTNIYYLSEK, encoded by the coding sequence ATGGGTTCTTTTTGGTTACTTATTATATTCTTAGTTTTATTTAGCCTAAATATCTATATTATAAAATGTCATAGCTTAAGTAATATTAATTATGATATTTACTTTGAGGAAAAAACACTGTATGAAGGAGAAAAAATTCATATTATTGAGAAAATTTATAATGGAAAGTTGTTGCCACTTCCCTGGGTAAAATCTGAGTTTGAAATATCTTCAAATTTTCTTATGGATGATGGTAAAAATTATGTTATACGAGATAAGTTGAGATATACAAGTATCTTTTTTCTTCTCCCTTTTCAGCAAATAATTAGAAAACATTCATTTATAGCAACCAAAAGAGGATTTTATAAACTTGATAAGGTTTTTTTAGTAACTGGTGATTTATTTGGCCTTACTACCTCTGATAAGGTATTTTATTTCAATAGCTCGGTTGTTGTTTATCCTCAAATAATAAATATAAACAATTATGTTAAACCTCGCTCAAGTTTGATAGGTGAAACAATTGTCAAAAGATTTTTGGTAGAGGATAATTTTCATTTTGCAGGCATTAGAGAATATCAAACTTATGATTCATTCAATAGAATTAATTGGAATTATTCTGCAAAATCAGGAACCCTTTTGGTAAATAAATATGAATATACTTCATCTGGAGATGCTATTATCATTTTGAACGTTCAATCAAATGAGTTTGAAAGAAAAGATGTTCTTGATAAAAGTGTCATTGAATTTGGTATAAAGGTTTGTGCATCTTTGGCAAAAGACCTTATTCAATCAGGTATATCTGTCGGTTTTGCTACTAACGCAAAAAATGAAGAAACACAAGAAGCTATTGATTATATTTTTCCATCAAGAGAATCTCTCCAGATTATTAAAATTTTTGAAATCTTAGCAAGGATAAAAATTGAGATTACAGAGTATATTGAGACATTGTTTTATAATATATTAAAAACCCAATCATATAAAGAGGTTGTATTAATCACATGTTTTATAAATAAAGAAATAGAAGAATATATTAGAATATTTAGTCAAAAGGGTATAAGATTTACCATCTTATTGTTAAAATATTATGATAAAAAAGAAATAGAGTTACCTTATACAAATATATACTATCTTTCTGAAAAATAG